The following coding sequences lie in one Posidoniimonas polymericola genomic window:
- a CDS encoding 3-keto-disaccharide hydrolase, protein MPSPLQCATALAALSVFVQLAPAAEPTASPAPNGFRELFNGQSLDGWEGAPGWWEVRDGVLTAESTPEHPCERSHYLYWTGGEPANFELRMVYRLTGAANSGVQFRSRRRPDFDTWGYQADADSANEYTGCLYQHERGLVALRGQRVTIDADGAKSIETFADAEELLAAVHDNDWNEYRVVADGPHITLWINGRKMCEATDHQPRFALPSGVIALQMHQGPPMKAEFKSIRLREFTRNDQTNPTTKSGE, encoded by the coding sequence GTGCCTTCCCCCCTGCAATGCGCCACCGCGCTGGCTGCGCTGTCGGTATTCGTTCAGCTCGCCCCGGCCGCCGAGCCAACGGCCTCCCCCGCTCCAAACGGATTCCGCGAGCTGTTCAACGGCCAGAGCCTCGACGGGTGGGAGGGCGCGCCCGGCTGGTGGGAAGTCCGCGACGGCGTGCTGACCGCCGAGAGCACGCCCGAGCACCCGTGCGAGCGTTCGCACTACCTCTATTGGACCGGCGGCGAGCCCGCCAACTTCGAGCTGCGGATGGTGTACCGCCTGACCGGCGCCGCCAACTCCGGCGTGCAGTTCCGTAGCCGGCGTCGCCCCGACTTCGACACCTGGGGCTACCAGGCCGACGCCGACTCGGCCAACGAGTACACCGGCTGCCTGTACCAGCACGAGCGTGGCCTGGTGGCGCTGCGTGGCCAGCGGGTCACGATCGACGCCGACGGCGCCAAGAGCATCGAGACCTTCGCCGACGCCGAAGAGCTGCTCGCCGCCGTCCACGACAACGACTGGAACGAGTACCGCGTGGTCGCCGACGGCCCGCACATCACGCTCTGGATCAACGGCCGGAAGATGTGCGAGGCAACCGACCACCAACCGCGGTTCGCCCTGCCGAGCGGCGTCATCGCCCTGCAGATGCACCAGGGCCCGCCGATGAAGGCGGAGTTCAAGAGCATCCGCCTGCGTGAGTTCACTCGCAACGACCAGACCAACCCAACCACCAAATCAGGGGAGTAA
- a CDS encoding Gfo/Idh/MocA family protein: MTKPTTSRRDILKLGAAAIAAPTVLPASVLGRDGATPPSETVRVGLIGCGGRATLVREGADVPGFQVVAVADCLKERAVNFSNQHSGGKWPAYEDFRQMIDAEQLDGVMVETTTHARAWIAIHAMQMGMDAYIEKPMALTISEGRAMVDAARALQRVTQVGTQQRSMPINNWASDLVKNGAIGKIKAVLAPNFIGPFEWQGASTVEPGDKVDPWWDVWTNQAELRPYDPQLHLGWARWRAYDSGGLCFGVSGWGAHSYDQILRAIGADETGPVEVLLEEEVAVRDSGRFAPQETVGGVALGATGDHLTGDLDTGADYYSMAKLAGPRGKVRLTMANGTELRMHLDGDRGPGLGAIFVGEHGKIEINRNKVASNPKELVRGSNNPGPNTRPETSYHIENWVNCIKTRERCNADIEYGQRANSLCELVNIARHVGLVGVPLKWDPAAERFTNSDEANAMLSRPRRAGWELPEVG, translated from the coding sequence ATGACCAAGCCCACCACCAGCCGCCGCGACATTCTTAAGCTCGGCGCCGCCGCAATCGCCGCCCCGACCGTGCTGCCCGCCTCGGTGCTGGGCCGCGACGGCGCGACCCCGCCGAGCGAGACCGTCCGCGTTGGACTCATCGGCTGCGGCGGGCGGGCCACGCTGGTCCGCGAGGGCGCGGACGTCCCCGGCTTTCAGGTCGTGGCCGTGGCCGACTGCCTCAAGGAGCGGGCGGTCAATTTCTCCAACCAGCACTCAGGCGGAAAGTGGCCCGCCTACGAGGACTTCCGCCAGATGATCGACGCCGAGCAGCTCGACGGCGTCATGGTCGAGACCACCACCCACGCCCGCGCGTGGATCGCCATCCACGCCATGCAGATGGGCATGGACGCGTACATCGAGAAGCCGATGGCGTTGACGATCTCCGAGGGCCGCGCGATGGTCGACGCCGCCCGCGCCCTCCAGCGCGTCACCCAGGTCGGCACGCAGCAGCGGAGCATGCCGATCAACAACTGGGCGAGCGACCTCGTGAAGAACGGGGCGATCGGCAAGATCAAGGCGGTCCTGGCGCCCAACTTCATCGGCCCGTTCGAGTGGCAGGGCGCCTCGACCGTCGAGCCCGGCGACAAGGTCGACCCGTGGTGGGACGTCTGGACCAACCAGGCGGAGCTGCGGCCATACGACCCGCAGCTGCACCTCGGCTGGGCCCGCTGGCGGGCGTACGACTCGGGCGGGCTGTGCTTCGGCGTCAGCGGCTGGGGCGCGCACTCCTACGATCAGATCCTCCGCGCGATCGGCGCCGACGAGACCGGACCGGTCGAGGTGCTGCTGGAGGAGGAGGTCGCCGTCCGCGACTCGGGCCGCTTCGCCCCGCAGGAGACCGTCGGCGGAGTCGCGCTCGGCGCCACCGGCGACCACTTAACTGGCGACCTGGACACCGGCGCCGACTACTACTCGATGGCCAAGCTGGCCGGCCCCCGTGGCAAGGTGCGATTGACCATGGCCAACGGGACCGAGCTGCGGATGCACCTCGACGGCGACCGCGGCCCCGGCCTAGGCGCGATCTTTGTCGGCGAGCACGGCAAGATCGAGATCAACCGCAACAAGGTCGCCAGCAACCCCAAGGAGCTGGTCCGCGGCTCCAACAACCCGGGCCCCAACACCCGGCCGGAGACCTCCTACCACATCGAGAACTGGGTCAACTGCATCAAGACCCGCGAGCGGTGCAACGCCGACATCGAGTACGGCCAGCGGGCCAACTCGCTGTGCGAGCTGGTCAACATCGCCCGCCACGTCGGCCTGGTCGGCGTGCCGCTCAAGTGGGACCCGGCCGCCGAGCGGTTCACCAACAGCGACGAGGCCAACGCGATGCTCTCCCGCCCGCGCCGTGCGGGGTGGGAGCTGCCGGAGGTCGGCTGA
- a CDS encoding GH92 family glycosyl hydrolase: MLAALLPCVALLSVSSGFEPADYVNPFIGASTSTAKAGVLHGLGKTFPGATTPFGMVQVNPNTITGGDNGPGYSYEMEHIEGFAFTQMSGIGWYGDLGNFLVTPTTGELQVVAGRHGEVARGYRSRYDKQSEVAEAGYYAATLTDYDVRVEATAAPRAGMLRLTYPEHQQSRVQIDLAHRTGGTSTHQSVRVVGDNAIEGAIRCTPDGGGWGNGDGHADYTVYYRAEFSKPLANFGVWKATIPAGQSRRREAIESAAYDKLIAAAEILDKPEAIEGDHLGFFTEFATDEGEQVLVKVGISYASVDGARANLAAEIPGWDFDQQRQAARGLWNDALSRVAIAGGSDDQRTIFYTALYHTMIDPRAIVDVDGGYPGGDGKRHTAHGFTKRTIFSGWDVFRSQFPLQSIINPSVVTDTINSLIELADDTGRDYLERWEMLNAYSGCMLGNPAVVVIADAYAKGLRDFDLERAYELCRDSVERDGNGQRGHAGGISHTLEFAYTEWCLSQLADALGHDADARLYAERAQSYRNLFDPRVGWFRPRGGNGDFQPWPAKGRLQQDYGSVESNPYQQGWFVPHDLDGLVGLLGGRAAALADLESFFDNTPSDFRWNDYYNHANEPVHHVPFLFNVLGKPWLTQRWTRTICDQAYHNSVEGLVGNEDVGQMSAWYVLASCGMHPITPGTTRYEVTSPAWGEARLRVGDDKFFTVTAHNQSPENLYIQSAKLDGKPLGRCWIDYPEIMSGATLELELGPEPNEAWGTR, encoded by the coding sequence GTGTTGGCCGCTCTGCTGCCGTGTGTCGCTCTCCTCTCCGTCTCCAGCGGGTTCGAGCCGGCCGACTATGTGAACCCGTTCATCGGGGCCAGCACCAGCACCGCCAAGGCGGGCGTGCTGCACGGGCTCGGCAAGACCTTCCCCGGGGCGACCACGCCGTTCGGGATGGTGCAGGTGAACCCGAACACGATCACCGGCGGCGACAACGGACCGGGCTACAGCTACGAGATGGAGCACATCGAGGGCTTTGCGTTCACCCAGATGAGCGGCATCGGCTGGTACGGCGACCTCGGCAACTTCCTGGTCACGCCAACCACCGGCGAGCTGCAAGTGGTTGCCGGCCGCCATGGGGAGGTCGCCCGCGGGTACCGCTCCCGCTACGACAAACAGAGCGAGGTCGCCGAGGCGGGCTACTACGCCGCGACCCTGACCGACTACGACGTGAGGGTCGAGGCGACCGCCGCGCCGCGGGCCGGCATGCTGCGGCTCACCTACCCCGAGCACCAGCAGTCCCGCGTGCAGATCGACCTCGCCCACCGCACCGGCGGCACGTCGACCCACCAGTCGGTCCGCGTGGTCGGCGACAACGCCATCGAGGGCGCCATTCGCTGCACACCCGACGGCGGCGGCTGGGGCAACGGCGACGGCCACGCCGACTACACGGTGTACTACCGCGCCGAGTTCAGCAAGCCGCTCGCCAACTTCGGCGTCTGGAAAGCCACGATCCCGGCCGGGCAGTCACGCAGACGCGAGGCGATCGAGAGCGCCGCGTACGACAAGCTGATCGCCGCCGCCGAGATCCTCGACAAGCCCGAAGCGATCGAGGGGGACCACCTCGGCTTCTTCACGGAGTTCGCTACCGACGAGGGCGAGCAGGTGCTGGTCAAGGTCGGCATCTCCTACGCGAGTGTCGACGGCGCCCGGGCGAACCTGGCGGCGGAGATCCCCGGCTGGGATTTCGACCAGCAGCGGCAGGCCGCGCGTGGGCTGTGGAACGATGCGCTCTCGCGGGTCGCGATTGCCGGCGGCTCGGACGACCAGCGGACGATCTTCTACACCGCGCTGTACCACACGATGATCGACCCCCGCGCGATCGTCGACGTCGACGGCGGCTACCCGGGCGGCGACGGTAAGCGTCACACGGCCCACGGCTTCACCAAACGGACGATCTTCAGCGGCTGGGACGTGTTCCGCAGCCAGTTCCCGCTGCAGAGCATCATCAACCCCTCGGTCGTGACCGACACGATCAACTCGCTGATCGAACTCGCCGACGACACCGGCCGCGACTACCTCGAGCGGTGGGAGATGCTCAACGCCTACAGCGGCTGCATGCTCGGCAACCCGGCGGTGGTTGTGATCGCCGACGCCTACGCCAAGGGGCTGCGTGATTTTGACCTCGAGCGGGCGTACGAGCTGTGCCGCGACTCGGTCGAGCGGGACGGCAACGGCCAGCGCGGCCACGCGGGCGGCATCTCGCACACGCTTGAGTTCGCGTACACCGAGTGGTGCCTGTCGCAGTTGGCCGACGCCCTCGGCCACGACGCCGACGCACGGCTCTACGCCGAGCGGGCCCAGAGCTACCGCAACCTGTTCGACCCGCGGGTCGGCTGGTTCCGCCCCCGCGGCGGAAACGGCGACTTCCAGCCCTGGCCCGCCAAGGGCCGCCTGCAGCAGGACTACGGCTCGGTCGAGAGCAACCCGTACCAGCAGGGCTGGTTCGTGCCGCACGACCTCGACGGCCTGGTTGGGCTGTTGGGCGGACGTGCGGCGGCGCTGGCGGACCTCGAGAGCTTCTTCGACAACACGCCGTCCGACTTCCGCTGGAACGACTACTACAACCACGCCAATGAGCCGGTGCACCACGTGCCGTTCCTGTTCAACGTGCTCGGCAAGCCGTGGCTCACCCAGCGGTGGACCCGCACCATCTGCGACCAGGCGTACCACAACTCGGTCGAGGGCCTGGTGGGCAACGAGGACGTCGGGCAGATGTCGGCGTGGTACGTGCTGGCCTCGTGCGGCATGCACCCTATCACGCCCGGCACGACCCGCTACGAGGTCACCAGCCCCGCGTGGGGCGAGGCGCGCCTGCGGGTCGGCGACGACAAGTTCTTCACCGTCACCGCCCACAACCAGTCGCCCGAGAACCTGTACATCCAGTCCGCCAAGCTCGACGGCAAGCCCCTTGGCCGCTGCTGGATCGACTACCCCGAGATCATGAGCGGCGCGACTCTCGAGCTGGAGCTTGGCCCCGAGCCGAATGAGGCCTGGGGCACGCGGTAG
- a CDS encoding PP2C family protein-serine/threonine phosphatase — protein MTTAAACHDRMQCMEVWGGNTSTSRSVSTPGLEVRVHSRPHADASGGGDVHYLSSCASGRITRLLLADVSGHGEGVSRLAVSLRDLMRENVNLIDHTRFVREMNRQFSESLKTDRFATAIVCSYFSPKQSLQICNAGHPAPLLYRAGEGDWTYPAPPADTDESSEPADFPLGVLPAAEYTRLETRLTTGDMLLCFSDAFTESVDAAGRQLGSAGLLEVIRQIDAATPEAIVSELRDRLKHADATNLDQDDATVILVRAVDSTTTLSDNLKAPLRLLRPVRDRTTLA, from the coding sequence ATGACGACCGCAGCAGCCTGCCACGACCGCATGCAGTGCATGGAGGTCTGGGGCGGCAACACCTCGACCTCGCGATCGGTCTCGACGCCGGGGCTCGAGGTGCGGGTGCACAGCCGGCCGCACGCCGACGCCAGCGGCGGCGGAGATGTGCACTATCTTTCTTCCTGCGCGTCGGGCCGAATTACCCGCCTGCTGCTGGCCGACGTGAGCGGCCACGGCGAGGGCGTGTCGCGGCTGGCGGTCTCGCTCCGCGATTTGATGAGGGAGAACGTCAATCTGATCGACCACACCCGCTTCGTCCGCGAGATGAACCGGCAGTTCTCTGAATCGCTCAAGACCGATCGTTTCGCGACCGCGATTGTCTGCTCGTACTTCTCGCCGAAGCAGTCGCTGCAGATCTGCAACGCCGGCCACCCTGCCCCGCTGCTCTACCGCGCTGGCGAGGGCGATTGGACTTACCCCGCCCCGCCCGCCGACACCGACGAGTCGAGCGAGCCGGCCGACTTCCCGCTGGGCGTCCTGCCTGCGGCCGAATACACGCGGCTCGAGACGCGGCTCACCACCGGCGACATGCTGCTCTGCTTCAGCGACGCCTTCACCGAGTCGGTCGACGCCGCGGGCCGGCAACTCGGCTCGGCCGGGCTGCTCGAGGTGATCCGCCAGATCGACGCCGCCACGCCCGAGGCGATCGTCTCGGAGCTGCGAGATCGCTTGAAGCACGCCGACGCGACGAATCTCGACCAAGACGACGCCACCGTGATTCTCGTCCGGGCGGTCGACTCAACCACGACGCTGAGCGACAACCTCAAAGCCCCGCTGAGGCTGCTCCGCCCGGTCCGCGACCGGACGACGCTGGCTTAG
- a CDS encoding glutamine--tRNA ligase/YqeY domain fusion protein, producing MAADAPKPNKTAGANDKGGLGADSKAASRNFIQQIIDADIAAGKYKPAEIHTRFPPEPNGYLHIGHAKSICLNAGLAREFGGRFNLRFDDTNPVKEEQEYVDAIMDDVRWLGGEWEDRLFHASDYFDTLYDWAVALIKAGKAFVCDLDADQMREHRGTLTEPGKESPFRDRTVDENLELFAAMKAGKFKDGERTLRAKIDMASSNINLRDPVMYRIKHAHHQRTGDKWCIYPSYDYTHGQSDALEGITHSICTLEFENHRPLYDWCLDQLNELGLLPAGRPRQIEFARLNLTYTVMSKRKLLQLVQEKHVSGWDDPRMPTIRGLRRRGYTSESIRAFCERIGVAKFNSTIDMLWLEDALREHLNEVALRRMAVLEPLKVTLVDDAGQPLADEVVKTCSLANHPQDPYQGEREIPLGPMIYIEQGDFMEEAPKKFFRLKPGGPVRLRGAGIIVCQEVVKDSAGKVTELRCTFNPDTSAKIDDKKVKGTVHWVDAATAVDAPVRMYDHLFGVENPDKAPEGGTFLDNLNPNSLATLTAKLEPALAEAAAGDTFQFERLGYFTADTVESKPGKPVFNRTVTLRDTWGKESGK from the coding sequence ATGGCAGCCGACGCCCCCAAACCCAACAAGACCGCTGGAGCCAACGACAAGGGAGGCCTCGGGGCAGACTCGAAAGCCGCCTCGCGGAACTTCATCCAGCAGATCATCGATGCCGACATTGCCGCCGGCAAGTACAAGCCGGCCGAGATCCACACCCGGTTCCCTCCCGAGCCCAACGGCTACCTGCACATCGGCCACGCCAAGAGCATCTGCCTGAACGCGGGCCTGGCGCGTGAGTTCGGCGGACGCTTCAACCTCCGCTTCGACGACACCAACCCGGTCAAGGAAGAGCAGGAGTACGTCGACGCCATCATGGACGACGTCCGCTGGCTCGGCGGCGAGTGGGAGGACCGTTTGTTCCACGCGTCCGACTACTTCGACACGCTGTACGACTGGGCGGTCGCGCTGATCAAGGCGGGCAAGGCGTTCGTTTGCGACCTCGACGCCGACCAGATGCGCGAGCACCGCGGCACGCTCACCGAGCCCGGCAAGGAGTCGCCGTTCCGCGACCGCACGGTGGACGAGAACCTCGAACTGTTCGCCGCCATGAAGGCCGGCAAGTTTAAGGACGGCGAGCGCACGCTACGCGCCAAGATCGACATGGCGTCGTCCAACATCAACCTCCGCGACCCGGTGATGTACCGCATCAAGCACGCCCACCACCAGCGGACCGGCGACAAGTGGTGCATCTACCCTTCGTACGACTACACACACGGGCAGTCGGACGCGCTCGAGGGCATCACGCACTCGATCTGCACGCTGGAGTTCGAGAACCACCGCCCGCTGTACGACTGGTGCCTGGACCAACTCAACGAGCTCGGCCTGCTGCCGGCGGGGCGGCCGCGGCAGATCGAGTTCGCGCGGCTCAACCTGACCTACACGGTGATGAGCAAGCGGAAGCTGCTGCAGCTCGTGCAGGAGAAGCACGTCAGCGGCTGGGACGACCCCCGCATGCCGACCATCCGCGGGCTCCGCCGCCGCGGCTACACCTCAGAGTCGATCCGCGCGTTCTGCGAGCGGATCGGCGTGGCCAAGTTCAACAGCACGATCGACATGCTGTGGCTCGAGGACGCGCTCCGCGAGCACCTCAACGAGGTCGCGCTGCGCCGCATGGCGGTGCTCGAGCCCCTGAAGGTCACGCTGGTCGACGACGCCGGCCAGCCGCTAGCGGACGAAGTGGTGAAGACCTGCAGCCTCGCCAACCACCCGCAGGACCCGTACCAGGGCGAACGCGAGATCCCCCTCGGCCCGATGATCTACATCGAGCAGGGCGACTTCATGGAGGAGGCCCCCAAGAAGTTCTTCCGCCTCAAGCCGGGCGGCCCGGTCCGGCTCCGCGGCGCGGGCATCATCGTCTGCCAGGAGGTGGTGAAGGACAGCGCCGGCAAGGTGACCGAGCTCCGCTGCACCTTCAACCCCGACACCAGCGCCAAGATCGACGACAAGAAGGTCAAGGGCACTGTTCATTGGGTCGACGCCGCCACCGCGGTGGACGCGCCGGTGCGGATGTACGACCACCTGTTCGGCGTCGAGAACCCCGACAAGGCGCCCGAGGGGGGCACGTTCCTCGACAACCTGAACCCCAACTCGCTGGCGACCCTCACCGCCAAGCTCGAGCCCGCCCTGGCCGAAGCGGCCGCCGGCGACACCTTCCAGTTCGAACGCCTGGGGTACTTCACCGCCGACACGGTCGAATCGAAGCCGGGCAAGCCCGTGTTCAACCGCACGGTGACGTTGCGGGATACGTGGGGGAAAGAAAGCGGGAAGTGA
- a CDS encoding NAD(P)/FAD-dependent oxidoreductase, with product MANKQAKRPRVVIVGGGFGGLHAARALRHAEVDLTLVDRANFHLFQPLLYQVATGGLSPANIAAPLRGILRSQTNAKVLQAEVDDFDLDRRRLLLAEGELPYDYLIVAAGSTHSYFGHDEWAEHAPGLKTLDNATEIRAQVLSAFEQAERIEDPAERRRLLTFVIVGGGPTGVEMAGALSELSRHTLKGEFRSIDPAEARIVLIDASPRVLSVYPESLSEKASAFLDRLGVEVHTGVRVTKITDDCVEIENDTGASSIQAETILWAAGVAASPLARRLADAAGLQADRAGRVAVDENLSLAGHDEVMVIGDMASFTGKDGRPLPGVAPVAIQQGKHAAKRIKNLLRGQPTKPFKYFDMGSMATVGRSAAVVSMGKLKFAGFFAWLTWLFVHLMQLVNFQNRVLVLMQWAWSYVTRGRSARLITRTHEHRADRAAPHEVEEAVAG from the coding sequence GTGGCCAACAAGCAAGCAAAACGCCCCCGGGTCGTGATCGTCGGGGGCGGCTTCGGCGGCCTGCACGCCGCCCGCGCCCTGCGACACGCCGAGGTCGACCTGACGCTGGTCGACCGGGCCAACTTCCACCTGTTCCAGCCGCTGCTCTACCAGGTCGCGACCGGCGGCCTATCGCCGGCCAACATTGCGGCTCCGCTCCGCGGGATCCTCCGCTCCCAGACCAACGCCAAAGTGCTGCAGGCCGAGGTCGACGACTTCGACCTCGACCGCCGGCGCCTACTGCTCGCCGAAGGCGAGCTGCCGTACGACTACCTGATTGTGGCGGCCGGCTCGACCCACAGCTACTTCGGGCACGACGAGTGGGCCGAGCACGCCCCCGGCCTCAAGACGCTCGACAACGCCACGGAGATCCGCGCCCAGGTGCTCTCGGCGTTCGAGCAGGCCGAGCGCATCGAAGACCCGGCCGAACGCCGCCGGCTGCTGACGTTTGTGATCGTCGGCGGCGGCCCGACCGGCGTGGAGATGGCAGGCGCCCTGTCGGAGCTGTCGCGGCACACGCTCAAGGGCGAGTTCCGCAGCATCGACCCGGCCGAGGCCCGCATCGTGCTGATCGACGCCTCGCCGCGGGTGCTGTCGGTCTACCCGGAGAGCCTGTCGGAGAAGGCGAGCGCGTTCCTCGACCGGCTGGGCGTAGAGGTCCACACCGGGGTCCGCGTCACGAAAATCACCGACGACTGCGTCGAGATCGAAAACGACACAGGCGCCAGCTCGATTCAGGCCGAGACGATCCTGTGGGCCGCTGGCGTCGCGGCCTCGCCGTTGGCGCGGCGGCTGGCCGACGCGGCCGGCCTGCAGGCAGACCGCGCGGGCCGCGTCGCTGTCGACGAGAACCTGAGCCTCGCCGGGCACGACGAGGTAATGGTCATCGGCGACATGGCCAGCTTCACCGGCAAGGACGGCCGCCCCCTGCCCGGCGTGGCGCCGGTCGCCATTCAGCAGGGCAAGCACGCCGCCAAGCGGATCAAGAACCTGCTCCGCGGCCAACCGACCAAGCCCTTCAAGTACTTCGACATGGGTTCCATGGCGACCGTTGGCCGTTCGGCGGCGGTGGTCAGCATGGGCAAGCTCAAGTTCGCCGGCTTCTTCGCCTGGCTGACGTGGCTGTTCGTGCACCTGATGCAGCTGGTGAACTTCCAGAACCGCGTGCTGGTGCTGATGCAGTGGGCGTGGAGCTACGTGACGCGGGGCCGCTCGGCCCGGCTCATCACCCGGACCCACGAGCATCGCGCCGACAGGGCCGCGCCGCACGAGGTGGAGGAGGCCGTGGCGGGCTGA
- a CDS encoding zinc-binding metallopeptidase family protein: MRTYDCSCGATLFFTNTHCHTCGRTVGWCDACRAVTSVSKSGQCETPGCGQRLQPCANRDAYEVCNAMVSADAGSGALCRGCQRTTHAPDPSDARNLTQWRALERGKRRLHYDLALIGVTDQQLDAEPPLTYRFLADTPDEHIITGHADGVITINLAEADPVVREKGRQQFGEPQRTIIGHFRHEVGHFLWMRLVENEAPHDDCVRLFGDHENPPYGEAMDRYYAEGPDPNWQANYISQYASSHPWEDFAETCGFYLDMRAVLDTLEHQSVRSLSVRRGADLDELLDAYIEAGLTLNEINRTMGLTDLVPEVVNEPVREKLRFVHGLFPVHAELLASV, encoded by the coding sequence ATGCGTACCTACGACTGCTCATGCGGAGCAACGCTGTTCTTCACCAACACCCACTGCCACACCTGCGGACGCACGGTTGGTTGGTGCGACGCGTGCCGCGCGGTGACCTCGGTTTCCAAGTCCGGCCAGTGCGAGACGCCCGGCTGCGGGCAAAGGCTTCAGCCCTGCGCCAACCGCGACGCCTACGAGGTCTGCAACGCGATGGTCTCCGCCGACGCCGGATCTGGCGCCCTGTGCCGCGGCTGCCAGCGGACCACGCATGCCCCTGATCCGTCCGACGCCCGCAACCTCACGCAGTGGCGGGCCCTCGAGCGCGGCAAGCGCCGGCTGCACTACGACCTGGCCCTGATCGGCGTGACCGACCAGCAGCTCGACGCCGAGCCGCCACTCACCTACCGGTTCCTGGCCGACACGCCCGACGAGCACATCATTACCGGCCACGCCGACGGCGTGATCACGATCAACCTCGCCGAGGCCGACCCGGTGGTCCGCGAAAAGGGCCGCCAGCAGTTTGGCGAGCCGCAGCGGACCATCATCGGGCACTTCCGGCACGAGGTGGGTCACTTCCTGTGGATGCGGCTGGTGGAGAACGAAGCGCCCCACGACGACTGCGTCCGGCTATTTGGCGACCACGAGAACCCGCCCTACGGCGAGGCGATGGACCGCTACTACGCCGAGGGTCCCGACCCCAACTGGCAGGCCAACTACATCAGCCAGTACGCGTCGAGCCACCCGTGGGAAGATTTCGCAGAAACCTGCGGCTTCTACCTCGACATGCGGGCGGTGCTCGACACGCTGGAGCACCAGAGTGTCCGCTCGCTGTCGGTCCGCCGCGGCGCCGACCTCGACGAGCTGCTCGACGCCTACATCGAGGCCGGGCTCACGCTCAACGAGATCAACCGCACGATGGGCCTCACCGACCTGGTCCCCGAGGTGGTCAACGAGCCGGTCCGTGAGAAGCTCCGATTTGTCCACGGGCTGTTTCCGGTGCACGCCGAGCTGCTGGCGTCGGTTTAA
- a CDS encoding acetyl-CoA carboxylase carboxyltransferase subunit alpha — MQQLEFEQPLYELEDNIRELDAVADKTAEQHERLRALKKELLDKTRDLYSDLDPWDTVRVARLQDRPKFTDYVDTVFEEFVELHGDRFFGDDRALRTGFAKLDEHKVMVVGHHKGKTFKERTECYFGCAHPEGYRKAMRKMKMAAKYGMPIICFIDTPGAYPGIGAEERGQAQVIAESMLEMSRLPTPIICVVIGEGGSGGALGIGVGDRVAMLQHAYYSVISPEGCAGILWKSHDFAENAARALRLTSKHLSELGVIDDVIEEPVGGAHRDHYQMAARLKMYLGRTLRELVDIPTDELVAQRYEKFRNMGQYLEGDQA; from the coding sequence ATGCAGCAACTCGAATTCGAACAGCCGCTCTACGAGCTAGAAGACAACATCCGCGAGCTCGACGCCGTGGCCGACAAGACGGCCGAGCAGCACGAGCGGCTGCGGGCGCTCAAGAAGGAGCTGCTCGACAAGACTCGCGACCTGTACTCCGACCTCGACCCGTGGGACACGGTCCGCGTGGCGCGGCTGCAGGACCGGCCGAAGTTCACCGACTACGTCGACACGGTGTTCGAGGAGTTCGTCGAGCTGCACGGCGACCGATTCTTCGGCGACGACCGCGCCCTGCGGACCGGCTTCGCCAAGCTCGACGAGCACAAGGTGATGGTGGTCGGCCACCACAAGGGGAAGACCTTCAAAGAACGCACCGAGTGCTACTTCGGCTGCGCCCACCCCGAGGGCTACCGCAAGGCGATGCGGAAGATGAAGATGGCCGCCAAGTACGGCATGCCGATCATCTGCTTCATCGACACGCCTGGCGCCTACCCCGGCATCGGCGCCGAGGAACGCGGCCAGGCCCAGGTGATTGCCGAAAGCATGCTCGAGATGTCGCGCCTGCCGACGCCGATTATTTGCGTGGTGATCGGCGAGGGGGGCTCCGGCGGTGCGCTGGGCATCGGCGTGGGCGACCGCGTGGCGATGCTGCAGCACGCTTACTACTCGGTGATCAGCCCCGAGGGGTGCGCTGGCATCCTCTGGAAGAGCCACGACTTCGCCGAGAACGCCGCCCGCGCGCTGCGGCTGACCTCCAAGCACCTGTCCGAGCTGGGCGTCATCGACGACGTGATCGAAGAGCCGGTGGGCGGCGCGCACCGCGACCACTACCAGATGGCCGCGCGGCTGAAGATGTACCTCGGCCGCACGCTCCGCGAGCTGGTCGACATCCCCACCGACGAGCTGGTCGCCCAGCGGTACGAGAAGTTCCGCAACATGGGGCAGTACTTGGAAGGCGACCAGGCTTAA